The genome window CACCGCCCATGATCACCACCGGTGTACCGATCTGGACGTTGTGGAAGAGCCGGAGGGCGTAGTCGTTGTGGAGACGGATGCAGCCGTGGGAGACGCGCTGCCCGAGAAGCTCCGGGTGATTGGTGCCGTGGATGGCGATCTCCCGCCCGATGTAAACCGCGGCGATGCCGAGCTGCCCGCGAACCTTGCGCTCCGGGGCATCGTCTGGCGGGATGGGCAGCCCCTTCTCGATGAAGTACCAGTTCGGGAGGTACCAGACCGGGACCTCCTCCTTGTACTGGATCTGGAAGACGCCCTGCGGGGTGGTGAAGTGCCAGTCCTCGTCCTCCGACTCCAGCCGAAGACCCGTTCCCGTTCCGACCGGCGCCTCCCACAGCGTGCGCTCCCCGTCCATCAGGCGCAGACGGTTGTGGTCGAGGTCGACCACAACGTAAATGCCCGGCGCTTCTTCCAGGAACTCCTCGGGGGATTCCGGAAGCTCCTGCAGCGGCGCCTGTCGAGCGGCAATGGGGTCGACTCCCTGAGCGGGTTCCGCCTGCGACCCCATAGAGGCGCAGGCGGAAGCGATCATCGCGATCGGCAGGAGGCCGATTATGGATCGGGTACGGAGCACGTGCGGATTCCGTGCGTCGTTCCAGCGGCGTATACTCACGCGTGCATGCAACCCGCAGGCAGGTTGAAAGTTCCCGCGCTGCCTCAGCGTTCCGTCGCCGTGGCAGGCACCTGCACCTCCACCAGGGTGGGCTCGCGGGCGGCGAGTGTGGCTGGAGACGGGAGCACCGGTACCCGGGTCAGATACCAGGTATACGCCG of Longimicrobiaceae bacterium contains these proteins:
- a CDS encoding L,D-transpeptidase, whose protein sequence is MIASACASMGSQAEPAQGVDPIAARQAPLQELPESPEEFLEEAPGIYVVVDLDHNRLRLMDGERTLWEAPVGTGTGLRLESEDEDWHFTTPQGVFQIQYKEEVPVWYLPNWYFIEKGLPIPPDDAPERKVRGQLGIAAVYIGREIAIHGTNHPELLGQRVSHGCIRLHNDYALRLFHNVQIGTPVVIMGGENLEPIDASQVPTPPPPKPPEPDPFAGVSTEELLRRLDVELERADTTTYWVRLTSRLITRGLKDDAIALRGLLARAGTASTRDRNREYSTFLADAFSRGGLRVVVSLARIGEEERKLAAEAIVSATAALHPDILNDPLAPWPTRRVPPTNLGPDGRKGWEALAAAEQAWRERYAGVRRQSAR